A part of Phoenix dactylifera cultivar Barhee BC4 chromosome 2, palm_55x_up_171113_PBpolish2nd_filt_p, whole genome shotgun sequence genomic DNA contains:
- the LOC120104552 gene encoding uncharacterized protein LOC120104552, translating to MASCSPLKRLSYKTSDYTISLSQKTTPRSRPEPPALSYVGKISRPLPEVKVTINIKDHKISRRVRSLDGVITVEPVSTGLPSRTEARVFDIVTFFVPETTEEAIHKMLDCMIFPSKKRQLLVRYLSRFAHGAAAEAGKKPIDGLELVFDFKVVAIWEYNEARVAAEVVNKSIGVARPSSLRGFEEDICGNEREFPSSCPVCLEDFFFPDCIEQQLMCTPCFHVFHQRCIGRWVKDACPVCRSKF from the coding sequence ATGGCTTCGTGCTCTCCCCTCAAGCGTCTCAGCTACAAGACCAGCGACTACACCATATCTCTCTCACAGAAAACCACACCTAGATCACGACCTGAGCCTCCCGCCCTTTCCTACGTAGGAAAGATCAGCCGACCTCTTCCTGAAGTCAAGGTGACGATTAACATTAAGGATCACAAGATCAGTCGCCGCGTGCGCTCGCTCGACGGAGTCATCACCGTAGAGCCGGTCTCTACGGGCCTTCCTTCCCGAACCGAAGCCCGGGTTTTCGACATCGTCACCTTCTTTGTCCCAGAAACCACAGAGGAGGCCATCCACAAGATGCTTGACTGCATGATCTTTCCTTCCAAGAAGCGCCAGCTCTTGGTCCGCTACCTCTCCCGCTTCGCCCATGGTGCTGCCGCTGAGGCGGGCAAGAAGCCGATCGATGGGTTGGAGCTGGTCTTCGATTTCAAGGTAGTGGCTATCTGGGAGTATAACGAGGCCCGAGTCGCTGCAGAAGTCGTCAACAAATCCATCGGTGTTGCTCGTCCTTCGTCCTTGCGAGGCTTTGAGGAAGACATCTGCGGCAACGAGCGAGAGTTTCCATCATCATGCCCCGTGTGCCTCGAGGACTTCTTCTTTCCGGACTGCATCGAGCAGCAGCTCATGTGCACCCCATGCTTCCATGTCTTCCATCAACGGTGCATCGGAAGGTGGGTCAAGGACGCATGCCCTGTGTGCCGCTCCAAATTTTGA
- the LOC120104385 gene encoding uncharacterized protein LOC120104385, with protein MASGSPLKRLRYKTSDFTISLSQKTTPRSRPYPPALSYLEIFPALYRRPLPEVKVTINIKDHKISRRAPSLDGAITVEPVSAGLPPRTEARLFDIVTFFVPETAEEAIHKMLECMIFPSKKRQLLARYLSRFAHGAAAEAGKKPIDGLELVFDFKIVAIWEYNEARVTAEVVNKSIGVARPSSLRGFEEDICGNEREFPSSCPVCLEDFFFPDCIEQQLMCTPCFHVFHQRCIGRWVKDTCPVCRFKF; from the coding sequence ATGGCTTCGGGCTCTCCCCTCAAGCGTCTCAGGTACAAGACCAGCGACTTCACCATATCTCTCTCCCAGAAAACCACACCTAGATCACGACCTTATCCTCCCGCCCTTTCCTACCTAGAGATCTTTCCTGCCTTGTATCGCCGACCTCTTCCTGAAGTCAAGGTGACGATTAACATTAAGGATCACAAGATCAGCCGCCGCGCGCCCTCGCTCGACGGAGCCATCACCGTAGAGCCGGTCTCTGCGGGCCTTCCTCCCCGAACCGAAGCCCGGCTTTTCGACATCGTCACCTTCTTTGTCCCAGAAACCGCTGAGGAGGCCATCCACAAGATGCTTGAGTGCATGATCTTTCCTTCCAAGAAGCGCCAGCTCTTGGCCCGCTACCTCTCCCGCTTCGCCCATGGTGCTGCCGCTGAGGCGGGCAAGAAGCCGATCGATGGGTTGGAGCTGGTCTTCGATTTCAAGATAGTGGCTATCTGGGAGTATAACGAGGCCCGAGTGACTGCAGAAGTCGTCAACAAATCCATCGGTGTTGCTCGTCCTTCGTCGTTGCGAGGCTTTGAGGAAGACATCTGCGGCAACGAGCGAGAGTTTCCATCATCATGCCCGGTGTGCCTCGAGGACTTCTTCTTTCCGGACTGCATCGAGCAGCAGCTCATGTGCACCCCATGCTTCCATGTCTTCCATCAACGGTGCATCGGAAGGTGGGTCAAGGACACATGCCCTGTGTGCCGCTTCAAATTTTGA